The segment GAGTTGGAGCTTTTATTCAAGGAACTCCTCATCGGGGTCACGAGCTTTTTTCGTGACCCTGCGGCATGGGGGCAGTTGGAATCCGGGGTCATCCCGGCGTTACTGAAAAATTGTCCGCCCGCTCCGGCACTACGGGTCTGGGTACCTGCCTGCTCAACCGGGGAGGAAGCCTATTCCCTGGCTATCCTCATTCGAGAGGCTCAGGAGAAATTTAAGCCGGGGCACAAACCCCTTGTACAGATCTTTGCGTCCGATCTGGACAAGGACGCTATTGCTAAAGCCCGCACGGGCTTTTACCTGCCTCACATTGAATCGGATGTGTCACCAGAACGCCTAAACCGGTTCGTTTGTAAAGGTGGATGGCGGCTATCTGGTCAGTAAAGCCATTCGGGAGACGGTGATCTTCGCCGTACAAAATGTCATCATGGATCCCCCATTCACCAAACTCAATCTGGTGAGTTGCCGGAACCTGCTTATCTACCTGCTGCCGGAGTTACAGAAGAAACTCCTGCCTCTCTTTCACTATAGCCTTCGCCCCGGCGGCGTGTTATTCCTGGGCAATGCTGAGACCTGCGGCGAATTTACCGACCTTTTTGCGCCGCTTACGGGTAAGTCGCACTTATACCGACGGCTCGAATCCGTTCGCTCGGCTGAGTTGATCGAGTTTCCCGCTACGTTCCCACCTGCCCGGACAGTTAAGGTGCCTCTGCCGCAGGGGTTACAGCGCTCAGACGCACTCCAGGCGCAAGCGGAGCAACTGCTTTTGCAGCGGTATTCCCCGGCCGCCGTGCTGGTCAACGACAAAGGGGACATCATTTTCATCAACGGACGGACGGGGAAATACCTGGAGCCAGCGGCGGGCAAAGCCAACTGGAACCTGTTTTCCATGGTTCGCGAGGGCTTACGCTACGACCTGAACGACACCTTCCGGAAGGCGCTCAGGCAAAAAGAAGCGATTGTCCGCAAGAACGTGAAAATCGAGACTGATGGCCGTGTTCTGGCGGTGGATCTCACCATTCAATCCATTACCGAACCTGAGACGCTGCGCGGGCTGGTGATGGTCGTATTCACAGACGTAGCCACGCCACCGGAAGTGAAAAGACCGGCCACTACATGCCATACCGGCAGCAGCCGGACGGCGGTCCTGGCGCAGGAACTCGAGAAAGCCAGACTGGAGTTGCAGACCGTCCGCGAAGAAGTGCAAACATTCCAGGAAGAAGCCAAATCCGCCAACGAGGAAATGCAGTCCACCAATGAGGAAATGCAGTCCACCAACGAGGAGTTAACCACCTCCACAGAAGAGATGTTGTCCATGAACGAGGAATTGCGGACCCTCAGCGCAGAGTTGCAACGCAAGGTGGAAGATCTGTCCCGGCTCAACAGCGACATGAAGAACCTGCTCGACGGCACCGATGTCGCCACCCTGTTTCTGGATGGCACGCTCCGCGTCCGCCTGTTCACATCCGGCGTAAACCGGATTTTTAAACTCATCCCGGGCGACGTAGGCCGACTCATCACCGATATCGCTTCGGAGCTGATTTACCCGGAGCTGGCTACCCATGCGCGCGAGGTGCTGCGGACGCTGGTAGTTCATGAACAACCAGCCACCACGCACGACGGGTGTCGGTTTCGCGTGCGCATTATCCCCTACCGGACTTTGGAAAACATGATTGACGGCGTGGTGATCACCCTGGTGGACGTCACAACCGAGTTCAAACAGGCCGAAGCCCTTCGTAAAGCCAATGACATGCTCCGCCTGGCAATCGTCGTGCGCGATGCGCATGATGCCATTACCGTGCAGGATTTGGACGGTCGCATCCTGGCCTGGAATCCGGGCGCGGTGCGATTGTATGGCTGGAGCGAAGCGGAAGCCCTGGCGATGAATGTCAGCGAACGCATTCCAATCAATCAAAGAGAACAAGCGATGACCCAGTTAACCCAGCTGTACCGGTCTAAAATTCTGGCACCATACCTCACCCAGCGTCTCAAAAAAGATGGCACGGCCATGGCGGTCTGGATGACCGCCACCGCGTTAATGAATGAAGCCGGCCATGTGTATGCAATTTCAACCACGGAACGGGCGGAAGGCAGTGAACCATGAAGAAAAACAATGATCACCCTGCCGTCGACTCCGGCTTGCGCGGACGTGCCGAGGACCAACTGAAGTGCCAGACGCTGGACACCGGAGAGAAAAGACAGGCGGAAGATACCGCACGACTCCTCCATGAATTGCAAGTCCACCAGATCGAACTGGAGATGCAGAATGAAGAACTCCAGCAGGCACGCACCAACGCGGACGCGCTTCTGGTCAAATATATTGACCTCTACAACTTCGCTCCGGCGGGCTATTTCACCTTCGACCGCGAGGGATCGATCCGGCGGGTGAACTTCGCCGGAGCGCAACTGCTTGACACCGAACGCTCCTTGCTGTTGAACCGTCGCTTTGGCTTGTTCGTCGCCGAGGAGAACCGCTGCGTCTTCAACGATTTCCTTGATAAAGTCTTTTCGAGCAAGTCCAGGATATTCTGCGAATTGACGATAAAGACCACATCGCAGCCGCCCCTCTTCGTGCGAATTGCGGGCATAAGTTCTGAAGACGGGTCGAAATGTCGCGCGGTGATAACGGATCTCACCGAGAGAAAACAGACGGAGCAGGCGAATATCAACTTGCAGGCCCAACTCTTTCAGGCTCAGAAACTGGAATCGCTAGAACAACTGGTAGGAGGCGTAGCGCACGACTTCAACAACATGGTCATGGGTGCTTTGGGCTACACCCAGCTATGCCGGGAGGAACTTCCTGCGGAACACCCTGCGGGATGCTACCTGGATGAGATCACTACTATTGTAGAGCGCTCAGCCAATCTCACCCGGCAATTATTGACCTTCTCCCGCCGACAAACTATCGCCCCAAAGGTTCTGGCTCTGAACGACACTATGGCAAGCATCGTCAAAATGCTGCGCCGCCTGATCGGCGAGAACATTGACCTCATCTTGAAGCCGGGGCCAGGACTTTGGCCCATCAAGTTCGATCCGACACAAATCGACCAGATTTTGATCAACCTTTGCCTCAACGCCCGGGACGCTATCGCCGGAGTGGGCAAAATCACCATTACGACTGCCAATGTCGCCCTCGATCAAGTCTTCTGTAACACCCATCCAGAAACCGTTCCTGGTGATTACGTCCTGCTGATGGTCAGCGACAACGGCTGCGGCATGGAACAGGACATCCTCGCCAAAATCTTTGAGCCGTTTTTTACCACCAAGGAAGTCGGAAAGGGTACT is part of the bacterium genome and harbors:
- a CDS encoding ATP-binding protein, with amino-acid sequence MKKNNDHPAVDSGLRGRAEDQLKCQTLDTGEKRQAEDTARLLHELQVHQIELEMQNEELQQARTNADALLVKYIDLYNFAPAGYFTFDREGSIRRVNFAGAQLLDTERSLLLNRRFGLFVAEENRCVFNDFLDKVFSSKSRIFCELTIKTTSQPPLFVRIAGISSEDGSKCRAVITDLTERKQTEQANINLQAQLFQAQKLESLEQLVGGVAHDFNNMVMGALGYTQLCREELPAEHPAGCYLDEITTIVERSANLTRQLLTFSRRQTIAPKVLALNDTMASIVKMLRRLIGENIDLILKPGPGLWPIKFDPTQIDQILINLCLNARDAIAGVGKITITTANVALDQVFCNTHPETVPGDYVLLMVSDNGCGMEQDILAKIFEPFFTTKEVGKGTGLGLAMIFGIVKQNIGYIEVSSEPGQGSTFRIYLPLFADEVVKINNATTAIIPQGSGETILLVEDEPTLRIICEQFLKNIGYKVLTAESPIIALELARIHKNDIRLLLTDVIMPGMNGRDLSLRLLEMIPGLKVLFMSGYTPDVIARQQVPSEGMHYIQKPFSRDDLARKMHKLLEHTGA
- a CDS encoding PAS domain-containing protein, which codes for MLRLAIVVRDAHDAITVQDLDGRILAWNPGAVRLYGWSEAEALAMNVSERIPINQREQAMTQLTQLYRSKILAPYLTQRLKKDGTAMAVWMTATALMNEAGHVYAISTTERAEGSEP